A genomic segment from Gossypium hirsutum isolate 1008001.06 chromosome D04, Gossypium_hirsutum_v2.1, whole genome shotgun sequence encodes:
- the LOC107955142 gene encoding uncharacterized protein encodes MENKRQVSGSSSSSSSSSSSSVSLDHLFGPKDSSSSSTTTTGLFGTIFPPPSVVLGRDSTHSGIRGSWNTQGLPHHARYGTDHNTDYSKGQSSSTRNKDKSSSVYHNETVEPSYLSSSIYYGGQENYSPRKKTTESPPYFQKDGGDDDLNGNNSNGASRGNWWQGSLYY; translated from the exons ATGGAAAACAAAAGGCAAGTGAGTGgctcttcatcatcatcatcatcatcatcttcatcgtcTGTTTCTTTGGATCATCTCTTTGGTCCAAAGGACTCTTCTTCTTCATCAACTACCACAACTGGGCTTTTTGGGACTATTTTTCCCCCTCCATCAGTG GTGCTGGGGAGGGACTCAACTCACTCCGGAATTAGAGGTTCATGGAATACTCAGGGTTTGCCCCATCATGCCAGATATGGAACAG ATCATAACACTGATTATAGCAAGGGACAAAGCAGCAGCACAAGGAATAAAGACAAGAGTTCATCCGTTTATCACAATGAAACAGTGGAACCTAGCTATCTCAGCTCATCTATTTACTATGGAGGCCAAGAAAACTATTCTCCAAGGAAGAAAACCACTGAGTCTCCCCCCTAT TTTCAAAAAGATGGGGGAGATGATGATCTCAATGGAAACAATTCTAATGGTGCTTCAAGAGGAAATTGGTGGCAGG GCTCACTTTATTACTAA
- the LOC107955143 gene encoding uncharacterized protein → MKFIGCFLVFLAILGIALLNVAEGAGECGRSSPDREAWKLAPCAMVAQDSNAPVSSSCCQQVKKIGQNPRCLCAVMLSNTAKSSGIKPEIAITIPKRCNIADRPVGYQCGEYTLP, encoded by the exons ATGAAGTTCATTGGCTGTTTTCTGGTGTTTCTTGCTATTTTAGGCATTGCCTTGCTTAATGTTGCAGAAGGAGCTGGTGAATGTGGGAGATCATCCCCTGATAGGGAAGCCTGGAAGTTAGCTCCTTGTGCAATGGTTGCACAAGATTCTAACGCTCCAGTTTCCAGCAGTTGCTGCCAACAGGTGAAGAAAATAGGCCAGAATCCGCGATGCCTGTGCGCCGTCATGCTTTCCAACACGGCTAAGAGTTCTGGGATCAAGCCGGAAATTGCTATCACTATTCCAAAACGCTGCAACATTGCTGATCGTCCTGTTGGTTACCAGTGTggag AATACACTTTGCCTTGA